The proteins below come from a single Elgaria multicarinata webbii isolate HBS135686 ecotype San Diego chromosome 11, rElgMul1.1.pri, whole genome shotgun sequence genomic window:
- the LOC134405826 gene encoding vomeronasal type-2 receptor 26-like → MVPNEVLQYHGIVELLQHFGWKWVGLITTDNEAGERFLQTMESMFSQNGICSEFTDRLEANFRFLDVTDMLNIALSHLPIFMEKKATAVVIYGESTTVLWLTSIILLITVFPLMEHKYKRTSLSRKVWITTAQIDLILHIIQKSFDVQMYHGAISFTIHSKEVPGFQKFLQLIKPSGAKADGFIKDFWEQAFECEIPNSDARRENNETCTGQESLQSLTSPFFEMSMTGHSYNIYNAVYAVAHALHNTYISLSNNRPMDKGRKLEPQYVRPWQLHSLIQKICFNNSAEGEIMFNEQGELEGGFDVTNLITFPNNSYTRVKVGRLDPHASPGNVLTITEDKINWQINLTQVPPLSLCNDPCHPGYSKKKKEGVKFCCHDCTSCPDGMFSNQKDMETCVSCPEGHYPNKFQDECIPKIPNFLAFEETLAIISISSGLLLSLITALVLGIFISQRDTAMVKANNQSLTYTLLISLLLCFLCSFLFIGKPKKVTCLLRQTAFGIVFSVSLSTILAKTVSVVLAFVATKPGSWMRKWVGKRLAYSIVLSCSNIQAGICVLWLAMSPPFPDIDMTSMMEEIVLLCNEGSVLMFYCVLGYMGLLAIVSFTVAFLARKLPDSFNEAKFITFSMLVFCSVWVSFVPTYLSARGKYMVAVEIFSILASSAGLLSCIFFPKCYIIVVRPELNNREQLMRRKM, encoded by the exons ATGGTCCCCAATGAAGTCCTTCAGTACCACGGAATTGTCGAACTGCTTCAGCATTTTGGGTGGAAATGGGTTGGGCTCATTACTACAGATAATGAAGCTGGAGAACGTTTCTTGCAGACCATGGAGTCAATGTTTtctcaaaatggaatttgttcAGAATTCACAGATAGACTCGAAGCAAATTTTCGGTTCCTTGATGTGACAGACATGCTCAATATTGCCCTGAGTCATCTTCCGATTTTCATGGAGAAAAAAGCCACTGCAGTTGTTATATATGGGGAAAGTACAACTGTTCTGTGGTTGACTTCTATTATATTACTAATAACAGTTTTTCCTCTAATGGAGCATAAGTATAAAAGGACATCCCTTTCAAGGAAAGTTTGGATTACAACAGCACAAATTGATTTGATTTTACATATCATTCAAAAGTCCTTTGATGTTCAAATGTATCATGGTGCAATTTCCTTCACAATTCATTCCAAAGAGGTACCCGGTTTCCAAAAATTTCTTCAGCTTATCAAACCTTCTGGGGCAAAAGCAGATGGTTTTATCAAAGATTTTtgggagcaagcttttgagtgtgAAATACCAAATTCTGATGCAAGAAGAGAAAACAATGAAACATGTACTGGGCAGGAATCGCTGCAGAGCCTAACTTCGcctttctttgaaatgagcatgacggGGCACAGTTACaatatctacaatgctgtctatgctgtggcacatgccTTACACAACACTTACATATCTCTGTCCAACAACAGACCAATGGACAAAGGGAGGAAGCTGGAACCTCAGTATGTTAGACCCtggcag CTCCACTCCTTGATTCAAAAGATCTGCTTCAACAACAGCGCCGAAGGTGAAATTATGTTTAATGAACAAGGGGAATTAGAAGGCGGATTTGATGTTACAAACTTGATCACTTTCCCAAATAACTCCTATACCAGGGTCAAAGTGGGAAGGCTGGATCCTCATGCTTCTCCAGGCAATGTATTGACCATTACTGAGGACAAAATCAATTGGCAGATAAATTTGACTCAG GTGCCACCACTTTCTCTTTGCAATGACCCCTGCCACCCAGGttacagcaagaaaaagaaggagggagTGAAATTTTGCTGCCATGATTGTACTTCATGTCCAGATGGGATGTTCTCAAATCAGAAAG aCATGGAAACTTGTGTCAGTTGTCCGGAAGGTCACTACCCAAACAAGTTCCAAGACGAATGCATTCCTAAGATTCCAAATTTCCTAGCTTTTGAAGAAACATTAGCCATCATTTCCATTTCTTCAGGACTTCTGTTGTCTCTGATCACAGCTCTGGTGCTTGGCATTTTCATTAGTCAACGGGACACAGCCATGGTCAAAGCAAACAATCAAAGCCTCACCTACACTCTTCTCATCTCCCTCCTCTTGTGTTTCCTCTGTTCCTTCCTGTTCATCGGAAAGCCTAAGAAGGTCACCTGCCTTcttcgacaaactgcttttggcatTGTCTTCTCTGTGTCGCTCTCAACCATCTTGGCAAAAACTGTGTCAGTGGTTTTGGCATTCGTGGCTACAAAACCAGGATCATggatgaggaagtgggtggggaaaagattgGCATACTCCATTGTCCTCTCCTGCTCCAATATTCAAGCAGGTATCTGTGTTCTATGGCTGGCAAtgtctcctccattcccagataTAGACATGACCTCAATGATGGAAGAAATTGTACTACTATGTAACGAAGGTTCTGTCCTCATGTTCTATTGTGTTTTGGGTTACATGGGTCTGCTGGCCATTGTCAGCTTCACTGtggccttcctggccaggaagttgcctgatagttttaatgaagccaagttcatcaccttcagcatgttggtcttttgcagtgtttgggtgtcctttgttccAACCTATCTCAGTGCAAGAGGAaagtacatggtggctgtggagatcttctccatcttggcctccagtgctgggttactcagctgcatctttttccccaaatgctacataATTGTGGTGAGACCTGAGTTGAATAACAGAGAGCAGCTAATGCGAAGAAAGATGTAA
- the LOC134405827 gene encoding vomeronasal type-2 receptor 26-like: MVPNEALQYQGIVQLLQHFGWKWVRLITTDDEAGERFLQTMESMFSQNGICSESTERLRGRWQFFDLADSLNDVLSHLPIFVETKATAVLIYGESTTILWLANIILITTLLPITDNEYKRTSSLRRVWITTAQIDFTLNILQKSFDMQMFHGTISFTIHSEEVPGFQKFLQLLKPSGARAEGFITDVWEQAFECEMPNSDARRENIETCTGQESLQSLTSPFFEMSMTGHSYNIYNAVYAVAHALHTTYISLSNNRPMEEGRKQEPQNIGPWQLHSLIRRICFNNSAKGEIMFNEHGEIEGGFDVTNLITFPNNSYTRVKVGRLDPHASPGNVLTITEDKINWQINLTQLPPLSLCNDPCHPGYSKKKKEGVKFCCHDCTSCPDGMFSNQKDMETCVNCPEGHYPNKFQDECIPKILNFLAFEETLAIIAISSVLPLSLITALVLGIFIKHRKTAMVKANNQSLTYILLISLLLCFLCSFLFIGKPRKITCLLRQIAFGIVFSVSLSTILAKTVSVVLAFMATKPGSQMRKWVGKKLGYSIVFTCSNIQAGISSLWLAMSPPFPDVDMTSMMEEIVLLCNEGSVLMFYCVLGYMGLLAIVSFTVAFLARKLPDSFNEAKFITFSMLVFCSVWVSFIPTYLSTRGKYMVAVEIFSILASSAGLLSCIFFPKCYIIVVRPELNNREQLMRRKM; encoded by the exons ATGGTCCCCAATGAAGCCCTTCAGTATCAGGGAATTGTCCAACTGCTTCAGCATTTTGGGTGGAAATGGGTCAGGCTCATTACTACAGATGATGAAGCTGGAGAACGTTTCTTGCAGACCATGGAGTCAATGTTTTCTCAGAATGGAATCTGTTCAGAAAGCACAGAAAGACTCCGAGGAAGATGGCAGTTCTTTGACTTGGCTGACTCGCTCAATGACGTACTAAGTCATCTTCCCATTTTCGTAGAGACAAAAGCCACAGCAGTTCTTATATATGGAGAAAGTACAACAATTCTGTGGTTAGCTAATATTATACTGATAACAACGCTTTTACCAATAACAGACAATGAGTATAAACGGACGTCCTCtttaagaagagtttggattacAACAGCACAAATTGATTTCACCTTAAATATCCTTCAAAAGTCTTTTGATATGCAAATGTTCCATGGTACAATTTCCTTTACAATTCATTCCGAAGAGGTACCCGGTTTCCAAAAATTTCTTCAGCTTCTCAAACCTTCTGGGGCAAGAGCAGAGGGTTTTATCACAGATGTCtgggagcaagcttttgagtgtgAAATGCCAAATTCTGATGCAAGAAGGGAAAACATTGAAACATGTACTGGGCAGGAATCGCTGCAGAGCCTAACTTCGcctttctttgaaatgagcatgacggGGCACAGTTACaatatctacaatgctgtctatgctgtggcacatgccTTACACACCACTTACATATCCCTGTCCAACAACAGACCaatggaggaagggaggaagcagGAACCTCAGAATATTGGACCCTGGCAG CTCCACTCCTTAATTCGAAGGATCTGCTTCAACAACAGCGCCAAAGGTGAAATTATGTTTAATGAACATGGGGAAATAGAAGGCGGATTTGATGTTACCAACTTGATCACTTTCCCAAATAACTCCTATACCAGGGTCAAAGTGGGAAGGCTGGATCCTCATGCTTCTCCAGGCAACGTATTGACCATTACTGAGGACAAAATCAACTGGCAGATAAATTTGACTCAG CTGCCACCTCTTTCCCTCTGTAATGACCCCTGCCACCCGGGttacagcaagaaaaagaaggagggagTGAAATTTTGCTGCCATGATTGTACTTCATGTCCAGATGGGATGTTCTCAAACCAGAAGG acatGGAAACTTGTGTCAATTGTCCAGAAGGTCACTATCCAAACAAGTTCCAGGATGAATGTATTCCTAAGATTCTAAATTTCCTAGCTTTTGAAGAAACTTTGGCCATCATTGCAATTTCTTCAGTACTTCCATTGTCTCTGATCACAGCTCTGGTGCTTGGCATCTTCATTAAGCACCGGAAGACGGCCATGGTCAAAGCAAACAACCAAAGCCTCACCTACATTCTCCTCATTTCCCTCCTCTTGTGTTTCCTCTGTTCCTTCCTGTTCATTGGAAAGCCTAGGAAGATCACCTGCCTTCTTCGACAAATTGCTTTTGGGATCGTCTTCTCTGTGTCCCTCTCAACCATCTTGGCAAAAACTGTGTCTGTGGTTTTGGCCTTCATGGCTACCAAGCCAGGATCACAGATGAGGAAGTGGGTTGGAAAAAAATTGGGGTATTCCATTGTCTTCACCTGCTCCAATATTCAAGCAGGAATCTCTTCTTTGTGGCTGGCAAtgtctcctccattcccagatgtGGACATGACCTCAATGATGGAAGAAATTGTACTGCTATGTAACGAAGGTTCTGTCCTCATGTTCTATTGTGTTTTGGGATACATGGGTCTCCTGGCCATTGTCAGCTTCACTGtggccttcctggccaggaagttgcctgacagttttaatgaagccaaattcatcaccttcagcatgttggtcttttgcagtgtttgggtaTCTTTTATTCCAACCTACCTCAGTACAAGAGGAAAGtatatggtggctgtggagatcttctccatcttggcctccagtgctgggttactcagctgcatctttttccccaaatgctacattattgtggTGAGACCTGAGTTGAACAACAGAGAGCAGCTAATGCGAAGAAAGATGTAA